Proteins co-encoded in one Aspergillus luchuensis IFO 4308 DNA, chromosome 6, nearly complete sequence genomic window:
- a CDS encoding FAD-binding oxidoreductase (CAZy:AA4;~COG:C;~EggNog:ENOG410PKGU;~InterPro:IPR016171,IPR006094,IPR036318,IPR004113, IPR016164,IPR016166,IPR016167,IPR016169;~PFAM:PF02913,PF01565;~TransMembrane:2 (o56-75i562-580o);~go_function: GO:0003824 - catalytic activity [Evidence IEA];~go_function: GO:0016491 - oxidoreductase activity [Evidence IEA];~go_function: GO:0050660 - flavin adenine dinucleotide binding [Evidence IEA];~go_function: GO:0071949 - FAD binding [Evidence IEA];~go_process: GO:0055114 - oxidation-reduction process [Evidence IEA]), with protein sequence MIRWQTNYYLRACGRRSSLNAWGVSHRPSSLRIRGRFQHQANYATDPQQSPRQQSATLPILGTIVATAAVTLFASEAWRGREASKTQDIAKDVQSGPFQSGSSKYADVPTMLRAVEEIKAIIGPDNVSVDADDIEIHGYSEWSTSNTTARPIAVLSPATTEEVSAIAKVCTKYRVPMVPFGAGSSVEGNFAAPHSGVCIDLSRMNKVIELYEQDMNVTVQAGVRWTDLNEGIKSTGLFLPMDPSPTAYVGGMVATNCSGTNAMRYGTMKDWVVNLTVVLPDGTVIKTKRRPRKSSAGYNLNALFTGSEGTLGIITEATLKLAIIPEDSSVGIATFPTVGDATAAASKLIRDGVPLAALEFMDDVQMKIINQNGGAGGRFWSEEPTLFLKFTGSRTAIDDSIQRTKSILTNNKGKELVFAKSREEGDNLWSARKQSLWAMLAVRPEGTEIWSTDVAVPISRLAEIVELSKAESSNLGLFSTVLGHVGDGNFHQAVMYNPQSPEQYQGVKACVSRMMKRALEMEGTVSGEHGIGLGKKAYLEEELGTPTMQLMRGLKRSIDPQYVTPVFSLSRLLIFFSWLMNPGKVFDEHFEG encoded by the exons ATGATCCGTTGGCAAACGAACTATTACCTTCGTGCCTGCGGGCGGCGATCATCATTAAACGCCTGGGGTGTATCCCATCGGCCATCCTCACTCAGGATTAGGGGGAGATTTCAGCACCAAGCAAACTATGCAACTGATCCGCAACAATCCCCGAGGCAGCAGTCGGCCACGTTGCCCATCCTGGGGACGATTGTCGCTACCGCGGCTGTAACGCTCTTTGCGTCCGAGGCTTGGCGCGGAAGGGAAGCCTCCAAAACGCAGGACATTGCTAAAGATGTTCAATCCGGTCCATTTCAATCCGGATCATCCAAATATGCGGACGTCCCGACGATGCTTCGG GCCGTCGAGGAAATCAAGGCAATCATCGGACCCGATAATGTAAGTGTTGACGCCGACGACATTGAAATTCACGGATACTCCGAATGGTCCAcgtccaacaccaccgcaCGACCGATTGCGGTTCTCAGTCCAGCCACGACAGAGGAAGTATCCGCAATCGCCAAAGTATGCACCAAATACAGGGTTCCGATGGTGCCATTCGGCGCCGGATCAAGCGTCGAAGGGAACTTTGCAGCTCCTCACTCGGGTGTCTGCATTGACCTGTCGCGGATGAACAAGGTCATTGAGCTGTACGAGCAGGACATGAATGTGACGGTTCAAGCAGGTGTGCGATGGACGGATCTAAACGAGGGGATCAAGTCTACTGGGCTGTTTCTGCCCATGGACCCCAGTCCTACTGCGTATGTGGGCGGTATGGTCGCGACAAATTGCAGTGGCACGAATGCGATGCGCTACGGGACGATGAAGGACTGGGTGGTTAACCTCACTGTCGTGCTTCCGGATGGAACAGTGATCAAGACGAAACGGCGGCCGCGCAAGTCTTCTGCTGGTTATAACTTGAACGCGCTCTTTACTGGATCGGAAGGGACTTTGGGGATCATCACGGAGGCGACGCTCAAGCTTGCTATCATACCCGAAGACAGCAGCGTTGGGATTGCTACTTTCCCCACAGTCGGTGACGCAACGGCCGCAGCATCGAAGTTGATCCGTGACGGTGTTCCCCTCGCGGCGTTGGAATTCATGGACGACGTGCAGATGAAGATCATCAACCAGAACGGTGGCGCAGGTGGGAGGTTTTGGTCGGAGGAGCCGACCCTCTTCTTGAA GTTCACCGGATCCCGCACGGCAATCGACGACAGCATCCAACGCACAAAATCCATCTTAACCAACAACAAAGGCAAAGAATTGGTATTCGCAAAGTCCCGCGAGGAAGGCGACAATCTCTGGTCGGCAAGGAAGCAGTCCCTCTGGGCCATGCTGGCTGTGAGACCCGAAGGAACCGAAATCTGGTCTACGGATGTGGCTGTACCGATATCGCGGCTGGCTGAGATTGTTG AGCTCTCAAAGGCCGAATCCAGCAATCTGGGTCTGTTCTCCACGGTTCTAGGCCACGTCGGAGACGGCAACTTCCACCAAGCGGTGATGTACAACCCCCAGAGTCCAGAACAATACCAGGGTGTCAAGGCGTGTGTctcaaggatgatgaagcgaGCGCTTGAAATGGAGGGAACAGTTTCT GGCGAACATGGCATCGGATTAGGAAAGAAG GCCTATCTCGAGGAGGAACTCGGTACACCAACGATGCAACTAATGAGGGGACTGAAACGGAGCATTGATCCTCAGTACGTCACTCCTGTGTTCTCTCTCAGTCGCTTACTAATTTTTTTTAGCTGGTTAATGAATCCCGGCAAGGTCTTCGACGAACACTTTGAAGGATAG